The nucleotide sequence AACTACGGCAGCCTGATCGGCGAATCCACCGCCGAGCGCATCAAGCAGGAAATCGGTACCGCTTACCCGGGCGGCGAAGTTCGCGAAGTCGATGTTCGCGGTCGCAACCTGGCCGAAGGCGTTCCACGTGCCTTCACCCTGAACTCCAATGAAGTGCTGGAAGCTCTGCAAGAGTCCCTGGCCACCATCGTTCAGGCTGTGAAGAGCGCCCTGGAGCAATCGCCGCCGGAGCTGGCTTCTGACATCGCCGAGCGAGGCCTGGTGCTGACCGGTGGTGGCGCCCTGTTGCGCGACCTCGACAAGCTGCTGGCCCAGGAAACCGGCCTGCCGGTGATCGTCGCCGAAGACCCGCTGACCTGCGTTGCCCGTGGCGGTGGTCGTGCACTGGAAATGATGGATAAACACACCATGGACCTGCTCTCCAGCGAATAAGATCGTTGGTTGCACCATGTTTCGCCCGCAGGCAGCACTTTGCAGTGCTGCCTGTTGGCGTTTATCTTCTTCAATCTGCATCCAGGCCGGTTAGATGCCGTATGAATAAAGAGAACATTTGCCTGGGAGGAGCGGCCTATTAAACCGCTTTTCGCCAAAGGCCCCTCATTGGGCGTGCGCTTATTGGTGCTGGTCGTGCTTTCGGTCGCATTGATGGTGGTCGATGCCCGCTTTGCGCTGCTCAAGCCGGTGCGTAGCCAAATGTCGCTGGTGTTGATGCAGACCTACTGGATCACCGACCTGCCGCAACGTCTCTACCAGGGCGTGGCCAGCCAATTTGGCAGCCGCACCGAACTGGTTGCCGAGAACGAAAAACTCAAGACCGAAAACCTGCTGTTGCAGGGGCGCATGCAAAAGCTGGCAGCCCTCACCGAGCAGAACGTTCGGCTGCGCGAGTTGCTTAACTCTTCTGCGTTGGTCAACGAAAAGGTCGAAGTGGCCGAGTTGATCGGCATGGACCCCAACCCCTTTACCCATCGCATCATCATCAACAAGGGTGAGCGCGACGGTGTGGTCCTTGGTCAGCCGGTACTGGATGCTCGGGGACTGATGGGGCAGGTCGTCGAGCTGATGCCCTACACCTCGCGGGTCCTGCTGCTGACGGACACCACCCACAGCATTCCGGTGCAGGTCAACCGTAACGGCTTGCGCGCGATTGCCAGCGGTACCGGTAACCCTGAGCGCCTGGAATTACGTCACGTCGCGGATACGGCCGACATCAAGGAAGGCGACCTGCTGGTCAGCTCCGGCCTGGGCCAGCGGTTCCCGGCAGGCTATCCGGTGGCAACGGTCAAGGAAGTGATCCACGATTCCGGCCAGCCCTTCGCCATTGTGCGTGCCGTGCCCACTGCCGCCCTGAACCGCAGCCGCTACCTGTTGCTGGTGTTCAGCGACAACCGTACTCCGGAAGAACGCGCCAACGACGCCGCCCAGGCCCAGGAAGCGGAAGACAAGAAGAACGGCACCGCGCCGATCATTCCTGCGACCGTGCCCAAGCCTCAGTCGACTACCCCCGTTGTACCGGCGGCAACTCCGGCAGCTACTGCGCCTGTGGCCACACCGGTCAAGCCTGCGGTCCATAGCGTGCACCCGGTGAAACCGACTGCAGCGAAACCGCCGGCCACCACGCCTGCCACTACGACGCCCGCTGCGAAGCCTCCAGCCGCAGCCCCGGCCACCACACGGCAGAGGGAGGAATAATGGCCGGTACTCATTCGAGCAATGGCTGGATCGTCTGGCTGACATTCGCCATCGGCTTGCTGCTCAGCGTTTCGCCGCTGCCGCAGTTCATGGAGATCCTGCGTCCGCTGTGGCTGGCATTGCTGCTGGCATTCTGGTCGCTGAACCTGCCGCATAAAGTGGGCATGGTCACGGCCATGTTCCTGGGCTTGGCGGAAGATGTGCTGTATGGCACCTTGCTGGGCCAGAACGCGTTGATCCTGACCCTGATCACCTTCCTGGTGCTGTCGTTGCAGCAGCGCCTGCGCATGTTCCCGATGTGGCAGCAATGCCTGGTGATCCTGGTGATCTTCGGCCTGGCGCAGTTGGTACAGTTGTGGCTCAGTGCCTTGACCGGCAACCGCCAGCCAACCCTGGCGCTGGTGTTGCCGGCCCTGGTCAGTG is from Pseudomonas marginalis and encodes:
- the mreC gene encoding rod shape-determining protein MreC; the protein is MKPLFAKGPSLGVRLLVLVVLSVALMVVDARFALLKPVRSQMSLVLMQTYWITDLPQRLYQGVASQFGSRTELVAENEKLKTENLLLQGRMQKLAALTEQNVRLRELLNSSALVNEKVEVAELIGMDPNPFTHRIIINKGERDGVVLGQPVLDARGLMGQVVELMPYTSRVLLLTDTTHSIPVQVNRNGLRAIASGTGNPERLELRHVADTADIKEGDLLVSSGLGQRFPAGYPVATVKEVIHDSGQPFAIVRAVPTAALNRSRYLLLVFSDNRTPEERANDAAQAQEAEDKKNGTAPIIPATVPKPQSTTPVVPAATPAATAPVATPVKPAVHSVHPVKPTAAKPPATTPATTTPAAKPPAAAPATTRQREE
- the mreD gene encoding rod shape-determining protein MreD, with the translated sequence MAGTHSSNGWIVWLTFAIGLLLSVSPLPQFMEILRPLWLALLLAFWSLNLPHKVGMVTAMFLGLAEDVLYGTLLGQNALILTLITFLVLSLQQRLRMFPMWQQCLVILVIFGLAQLVQLWLSALTGNRQPTLALVLPALVSALLWPWISFGLRGLRRRYKIN